In Streptomyces ambofaciens ATCC 23877, a single genomic region encodes these proteins:
- the ppgK gene encoding polyphosphate--glucose phosphotransferase, with translation MQIFGVDIGGSGIKGAPVDLDRGDLAQERHKVLTPHPATPDGVADGVKQVVEHFGWTGPVGLTFPGVVTGGATVRTAANVDRNWIDTDARALFSERLGGLDVTVVNDADAAGVAEMRFGAGRDRKGTVILLTFGTGIGSAVFTDGVLVPNSELGHLELDGHDAEKRASSKAKEDHDMSWEHWAHRVQKYLAHVEMLFSPELFVIGGGVSRKAHKFLPHIEGIKAEIVPAQLQNNAGIVGAAMHAADRASGTSLG, from the coding sequence ATGCAGATCTTCGGCGTGGACATCGGCGGATCCGGGATCAAGGGCGCCCCTGTGGACCTCGACAGGGGCGACCTGGCCCAGGAGCGCCACAAGGTACTGACCCCGCACCCGGCGACCCCCGACGGCGTGGCCGACGGGGTCAAGCAGGTCGTCGAGCACTTCGGCTGGACCGGCCCGGTCGGGCTGACCTTCCCGGGGGTGGTCACGGGCGGCGCCACGGTCCGCACCGCGGCCAACGTGGACAGGAACTGGATCGACACGGACGCACGGGCCCTGTTCAGCGAGCGGCTGGGCGGGCTGGACGTGACCGTCGTCAACGACGCCGACGCGGCGGGCGTCGCCGAGATGCGCTTCGGCGCCGGCCGGGACCGCAAGGGCACGGTCATCCTCCTCACCTTCGGCACCGGCATCGGCAGCGCCGTCTTCACCGACGGCGTCCTCGTGCCCAACAGCGAGCTGGGTCACCTGGAGCTGGACGGCCACGACGCGGAGAAGCGCGCCTCCAGCAAGGCCAAGGAGGACCACGACATGTCGTGGGAGCACTGGGCCCACCGCGTGCAGAAGTACCTCGCCCACGTCGAGATGCTGTTCTCACCCGAGCTGTTCGTCATCGGCGGCGGCGTCAGCCGCAAGGCGCACAAGTTCCTGCCCCACATCGAGGGCATCAAGGCGGAGATCGTCCCCGCCCAGCTCCAGAACAACGCGGGCATCGTGGGGGCGGCGATGCACGCGGCCGACCGCGCGAGCGGGACCAGCCTCGGCTGA